The genomic segment TGTCTAGACACCCTGAGAACCACCGTCATCCCCCACATGCAGTTTCCCCAGCAGGACACAGAGAGCCTCTGACACGCTGCTGCTGCACGGTGAGAAGCCGGCCGGTAACTCTCAGAGCATCATGTAACCGCAACAAAAACTGGAGAAATTCATTTTGGAAAAGTCACACCTGCTCTTATTTTATCACATTTACTAACAACACAACATGAAGACTATTTATGCAGACTGTCTAGTCTTGGCTAAAAACATGATGAGCTTTATTAAGTTGGTGTGCCATATTTAAGAGGTGATCAATGGCAATGTTTCTGTCCAAAATGAATATAAAGCAGTTTGGAAAAGCTTCAGGACTTGTTTAGTCTAGTTttactatatttaaaaaaggataCATAAATCACCACATTAAATATGATAAATGTGTGCATTAAAACCGCAAAAAACAGGTAAAACACACCTGTACTGCTACCCAGCTGGCGTTGACTGCATGCTCTCCAAATGGCCCAAAACCTGCAAAACACATGTTATTTTGGTTGCTGTACTGAATTTACATTATGTAAACAATTATGGATTCtgtttaaactaaaaaaaattacaaaaaactaaGCAAATAGATTTAATTCAGGAGAAGCAGATAGTGTATATCCACAACGCTGTGGATATACACTTATTATGTAGATATTGTATGTAGTGTAAGATTTGAATAAATGataattttaaatgttttatggaATGACTGCTAGATACTGTCAACAAAGTGTAATGGGATTAAATTGCAATATAAACTGTCAACAGTATACAGACATAACACTTCCAAAATactacattttcagaaaacataaacactttgataaaaaaaaaaaagtctacagtGCTGCAGCATGCTGCTTTTCTTaaattttcaaattaaaatcaaTCCCTATCACTAAAAGTCCTTCCATGCGTCACTCCATATGAACTATAAAATTGCAGCAGCAGACTATGGATATTCACTCAGGCTTGTTTATGTAGGGATCTATAACTGATCCTCTCCCACCACCCTACCAAGGGTCAGTGGGTCCCTGGgggttggggggaggggggatcaGTCTGTCTGACAGGCTGCTGAAAAGGAGCAGAGTGAGGGGCCGGCAGCTGCCAGCCGGCCCGCTATTGTGAAGGTGATGTTCCCAGACACATCTTGTATCAGCTGGGACTGCGAGCTTCTGCGCCCCTTTGTGTTTGAAAAGTTTCTTTTATCCTCCACTGATTCAATGTTCAAGACTGTAGTTTGTGCATTTAGAAAATATTATATCTACGTGCCTGGAAGTGAAGTTGCATTAAGTCTTGTTTTGGGGAAAACAAACCTGAGTAATATATCAATATTCAAGGATATATTCATTTCACTGTAATCATTACTTGGGATTTGTCTTATTTAGTTAATAGTGATGCAAAAATGTGTTTCCTAAAATGAAACATGCAAAGAAGCTTCTATGACAGATTGGTAGGACGCAGCAGGAAATATCAGTTCTAGgccatacttttattttgtaataaagCAATGTGATTGAATCACAAATAAAATGCATGAGCTTCCATACAAAAACCTATACATAAATACTGGAACACAATCATTAGTTGGTTATTTGTTATAATGTTATTTACTTTTAACCACTTTGTAATAGCTCTGCAATGACACCATGTCTGGACAGAGGCCTGATGTTGAGAACAAGTCCAACTGTTGAGAAACTCACAAAACAAAGCCATGAAAAAGAAACACTCAGGCACTCGTTCTTTGTCAAAAACGCTGAACATGTTTCACTATCACTACAAAATACCTCCCTTAGATATTCCATCTATAGCTCTGATATCATGATACTAATAATAACCATAAACTAATGTTTGAGATAACTTTTGATTTTATTATCGTATGTATATGAATGACGGTCACATCTCGATTTTATTGACGTGTTTCGCAAAGAATTACACATTTGGAGGATCTGTAGATTCTACCAACATTACATTTCTACTGAATTATGTTATATATTGGCTATTTATTCATGCTCAGCGTTACATGTTTACCCCTATTTTGTTTGATGTGCGAAAGAcaggaaacatttaaaaaaaaataatttcacctAGCTTGTCAGTGGCGctaattatataaaatataatacacaaCTGAATACCACTGTTACGTTGTTATTATTACAACTGTAAGCAGAACATTCTTTAAACTGTCCACAAATGCAGCGGAGTGAAGCAGTAACATGAAGCAGTAACATGAAGCAGTAACAGCCTGACGCCATTAACGTTAGTAGCTGTCATCTCCACAACTTTTCCTCCACTTCACCCTGATGTTCAGTCGGCCGACAAAGACGACAACAATCAACAATGGCTGGAAAAAGAAGACAAACCTGTAACGACCACAGTCCGTTTACTGTTATCCATCTTCCGTCCTGTTGCAGAGGATctgctgccttttttttgttctttttatggACCAGTTGACCGCAGAAAGAGTCAATAGCCTCCAGAGCTGTCGGCTCCGTCTGCCAGACAGACACAACTAGAAAACAGTCCTCTTTACTGCAGGCTGCGTGAGACGTGACGTGATGCGTCAGAAATGATACGCTGATTATTCAGTGGGGGCGTTcttatatgtttttgtttcactGGTATTTTTTATCTGTAGGCCtatgtgctgtttttttgtgtataatCATTTCGTCAATAATAATTTCTAAAAAATTTAATTATGGGTAGtcaacaaatatataaaaaagtgtactacactacacactaaatgacatatggacaaaaaataaagtatttaaaaaaaaatttaatttacaaTCCTACACATTAAAGTGACAGTAAATAACTATCATAATCGTGATAATAATGACCATAAAcgatttttattttgtgaaatacatagactgtaaaagaaATGTGACTGTTTTTGACTGTAGAGGGCAGCATCTTATAATACAGCCACGATTACACACCGCAACGCCGGAAACTCGTTAGAAGACGACGAAGAAGAACAGTAGCTAGGTGCAAAATCGTGTCAGTGAAGGGCCAAGACAGCAAGTGAGACATCAAATCATAAAGCTATTCAATCACAATGGTAAGTATTTAACTGTGGTGTTCAGATAAAGCGTTAATAGTTGTCTTTTAGATGTTCTGTAGCACGCCTGCTAACGGTTACTTATCTAACGCTAACTGTAGCGCTGGGTGACATAATGCTAAATtaaggtagctaacgttagctaaattaAACACAATTGACACAGTGGTTGTTTTCAAATGCGTGCAGACTTAACATGCAGCTACAGAAGACCTTAATATTGTGTTGGTGATTTACACTTCTTTAACTTTACAGTCTAGTGTGTTGCTTTGCAAAGCGGAAAGTACGGCGAGTATTATAAAGTAGCGCGAAGCTATAGCTACATAGTGTAGGATAAACCGAAACCTTTTCTgaactttttgaaaatacatAACGTAAGTTAACCATTAAACCTGCAAATAACAGATTTTGCCAAACACACTGCAGGACGAATTTTGTGAACTTTTGAAAATCCAGATTAATATTTTGCACACCCTGCACAAAACCATACACCCTTAAAACAGctttattgtacatatttgttatagtgtattttacataattttattttagtacTTCTATTTTTACGTTCTTGACTGTTGCAGTACTTTGCTCTATTGTTTAACTAAACTAATGTTGATGAATTCCTACATGtgatctgtttttgtcattttgcagCTTCCACTATCTCTGCTGAAGACTGCCCAGAACCATCCTATGGTGAGGAGACACTGAAGCACTTAGCACTCTTGATGGGGCAACAACTTGACATATTTTACTGTCGATGATAAATACATGAATCAATTAATATTTAGCCTATAACTGTTCATCATTATAAGTAAAGTGTATTTCAAGGTATCAGATCAGAAAGTGATCAGTGAAAAATTGCTTACAGACTGAAAGCAGAATCATCTAAACTAAAGTATCAGATTTGAGGTAAAACAGTTTTCCTATTATCTTACTATATATTGCATCATGTTCCTGTTGCTGCTTCAGCTCTGGTTGTCTCATTTCCAGGTTAAATTAGTTAAAAAGTCATTCAAAAACTACCTCCAATCTTAACTACCTTCTGAACTTCcaaatttaatttaaagttcagtttgtttgtttttgctgttaTTGTTTATTGTAACTTGAAATCTGTGTAGCCTATAATtgctttgtcttgttttttggaGAAAACTTGCTCTAGCCTCTGTCATGTCATCCACCCTTGCGTTGTGTCTTCAAGACTCTAAAGCAGCATGCTGTTTTTTGTGTCCTTTCTCTCCTCAGCTGGTGGAGCTGAAGAACGGCGAGACGTACAACGGTCACCTGGTCAGCTGTGACAACTGGATGAACATCAACCTGAGAGAAGTCATCTGCACCTCGAGGGTAAAGCTGAGCTCTGGTCTCACATCTCTGCTGTTACTTAAACTGTAGATCTAGTGCTTCTTACTACATCTCTATGGTCCAGTGTTTACATGTTCAGTAGATTAGGCTGTAGCTGTCAGTGTTGTCTGCTGTATATTAGCTACATTGCTCTGAAAATGTTACAGACCAATAACCACAGACGCTTTACCAAACACTCCCATgtacacattatttttttattatgacacAAACAATTTGGGacataagaaagaaaaacagacaacaaaaaATGACAATCACTCCCATCAAAACAGTACAATAGAAGACAATACAACCTAGCCTAAAGATCTTCTACAAACTGAAGCTCGTTGAGCCcaccttgtttgtttgtttgacaaaaagtgacattaTGTTTAGGATGCACTGACACCCTCACTCCACTCTAACAGGATGGAGATAAGTTCTGGAGGATGCCTGAGTGCTACATCAGAGGAAGCACCATCAAATACCTGCGAATCCCTGACGAGATCATCGATATGGTGAAGGAGGAGGTGGTGTCGAAGGGGCGTGGACGTGGAGGCACCCAGCAGAACAAACAGCAGGgcaaaggaagaggaggagccgGCCGCGGTGAGTGGAAACACTTCTGATGATCAGTTTTTGGTTGTTTCCGAATTTCTCTGCTAGTCCACACACTATCAGGAGCATCAAAGGATTTGCCCAAAACACTTGTAAGAGGGCtcttacaaaaaaaatctggcaagtgatgataataataataataattaggggtgtaagaaaaaaaatgtctacacttgagtattgcaatattttattttgcaatactgtatggattttcaaaaacacagtattgattattttttaaattttttttttttttagtttacgtgcaaaaatattcatgtacgacagtggttcatgtttatgttgtgtttaaaccccctaccactAGATGGCTcagctgagacgcaccactagtgtccttgcctaacagtgcctgactttttgctagaagctaacaatgtagctatggctgaactttggcctactttagcatataacaaTTTTGCTCAccaagaacctgtgaaccacaatcccaaaccggctgtttgattttctgtgtactgaattgtttacctaaagtaaacttctttgacttttatgcacatcatgtctttttttaaatattagtttttctaaaattatacttaaaaaaaatcccagtaTAATCccgatacagtatatatatatataaatcccGTATAATCccgatacgtatcgtatcgccagattcttgccaatatacagccctaataataatataaaaatgaacGGACCATTTCTCTTTATATTTATCTTGCTCTCGTATTTCTCTCTGTAGGTCTGTTTGGCGGTCGCGGCAGAGGAATGACTGGTCCTGGTCggggccagcagcagcagctgcagcagcaggataagAAACCGGGCAAACCACAGGGAATGAAGAACCAGCACTAACATCACACCTTCAACAACACATCCTGTTAATCAGAGTAATTCCTCCTTCAGTACATGAAGATAAAATTGACTCTCTGGTCTTTCCTTCTGCTGTGATGTTTTGTCAGGACAGACCATTGCAGAAATCACACCGGGAGATGTTGAGAAGCTGTGCTTTTGCactgaattttgttttttagcATCTGTAAGTTGgtattaacactttttttagTATGACCATGTACCAGTGTATCAGTCAGAGCTGACAGACTCCTTCTTTAGAATCATTCATCATAATATGTCATCACAACTTTGCAagaaattttttttatcgtaaAATCACATTGTACACAACAGTTTCCTATCAGTTGGTACACTGGAATGAggttttttagttttagttatttttgtcaGCTGGTCTCCTCAGGTGTAGTTTTCATGGTAAAGAAACTGCCTAGCCCCAACTTCTGTtgcatgaatatttttttaaagtgctctttATTTTTGTGTCGTTTGTGACTTTCTGTGGTTTGTCTGCTGCGCCGTACGGTCCGATCATGGCAGGTAGACCAGTAGACTGGCACTCGGGACAAGAAATCAGTCCCTGAAAATTTACACTTTTGTTAAAGCATTTGTAAGATGACACATAATGATCATTaggatttccagaaaaaaaagattctcaTATTCTTAAGTCTGAAATGGATAAGTCCAGTGTGTGTCATGTTGgttgtttcattttatttttgtaacaaAAGAcgatgttgtaatttatttacaTTAGAACATGagaataaaacaacttttgttaAAACGGTCGTATTTATTTAGAACAGTGTTCTTGTCTGCTCTTGCAATATTTTACTGCTACACTTTTTCACTTCCCTTGGATAAGTGTGTTCTTTAAATTATATAGAGAATTCTTGATTTATATCCAGGTTTAGCTAATGGTGGGTTTTAAAGTCCATAACAAAAAGAACTGTAATGAATAAAATTCAAGTCTGTGGATGATATGCTGTATAATCAAGACAAAAGTTAAAACCCCATGGGGATTTGCAGTCATGCCAGTTCTTTGTTCACATAAACAAGTTCATATCTTGAATGGGActgagtaatttttttttttttttggtaacaaTCTTAGAAATTGTCTTGACAAAACGTGTAAACCTGATGAAATGTCTCATTTATCacagaataaaaagacaattATGTTAAGATTTTAGACAGTTGGTATTTACAATTAAGTATGCATACTTGCAGTACATTTATATTCCTGCATAAAGATTAAATTCTAAAAATAACAGAGTAACAAGTGAGAAAAATACAAAGGACACAGgtgcaggggagagagaggtatgtgtatgtgtgtgagcatTTGTGTGCCCTAAAAGTGCCAGACCTGCTGATAAAACAGGTTATGACTCCTTTCCATAGCCAAAGCAGTCTACGCCCTCATCCTTAAACTGTTTCTCACTTATGACGTGAGGCTGGTGGCCCACTAATGTGTGACCAAACAGAATTGAATCCGAGGTCCTTTTGGGACACGCGTATGATTTTGTCATGGTTGCTGCTGATCCATACTCCATCTCCATgcattaaaggaacacaccgacttattgggactttagcttattcaccgtatccccaaGAGTTAGATAaatccatacatacccttctcatctccgtgcgtgttgtaactctgtctgacgccctcACCACTAGCCTCGCTTTcgcactgctactctctgctcctcgtCACCACGgcgcttctcaggtgctgcaagcaaatcactccgcccaagtagcagagagtagcagtacttcacctttctgagaatatagtttccagtatgtatacggttagaagatggctgtgtctcatgtgacgttGTTATTTGTACctctgtgactatacaaatcacaacatgtaaataggaaaatgttagcgttattttgtcacttattggggagcagtaggctagttagagccggttacctccaggatctgtgctaagctaggctagcggcgGGTGCCtctgacagagttacaacacgcatggagatgagaagggtatgtatggacttatctaactctgggggatacggtgaataagctaaagtcccaataagtcggcgtgttccttttaaatatttcatcTTTTCAGACCCTGCCATTCCCTAACTGTCCAGCAGCTGTCCCTAGAGAACTTTCCTGCCTCTGCCACAAAAGCCATTCCCCCAATGCAGCCCGCTGCATTGAGGGAATggcttttgtttatttatttttattagtcCTCAGTCAGTACCAGTACCTTTCCCTTGCCAGTTTGTCTTTGTCGCTTATGGGGCAGTACAATATGAGGAAGATATGTGATATgcgataacattgttgaatatcgcaataaAGATACTACTTGCGATAAACAGAGACATTCAAATATTCTCTTACATTTTACAGTGTAATTACTAtggaatgctattttattaaataaatgaattttacataaataaatacatatgcctatgaaatacatcctaaaataaacaaatgaggcaataaatatatacataaatgtaaatataaatgtatagagtcccctaaaataaataaatgtaaaacccatttatttatttattgaactaCAGTGactcatttatatttttatatttacattaatttatattaatatatattatatgtattgccttcatttatttcaggatgtattttttaggcatatttatttatttatgtagcctaattatttgtttatttatattgaaTAAAATGGAATTCCAAAGTTTTCTACTGATGCTTAGTGTCAGTAGATAAATCCCTTAGTGTCTTTTGTTATGTGATACAGTCTTTCATGATGTGTTAATTGCGCAAGTTGATAtcgcaatgacaataaaaaaatgatttatagtAAAGCCCTAGTCTGCCTTGTCTGCCCGTCTCAGCACCAATGACCATTTGCCTGTCCTTAGTCTTCTTGGTACTGTGGCTTGTTCAGACTGATCTGTTGCCGACCTTTTGGCTTGACACTTGTAGGAGTAAAGAATGTTTTTTCGAATCCAATTCTACCTCCGTTGTCTGCATTCAGGTTCCAACATGTGTACAGATTGTGATGTCTAGTTGTCCAAGTTTACCATTAAGTTCTAAAATCCTTAATGTTATTACATCCATCTGTGCTTTGGAGTGTTGTAAACACAGTGTAATAAAGCTGCAACTTTATCATGGATGGAGACACTTTCCATGGGGACACAGTCTACACTAGACACCTTTCAGCCATCTTTTTCAGTCATCTGTCTGACAGAACAATTTCCAAGACAAATTGCCTTTGTACTTAAAGATACCCTGTGGCAATTTTCAACAGCACAGTGTTTTGATGAGCGAGTCTCTGTATTTTTTGCATCTCATGCTCTACTACCAGCTTTAGCTACAAAATGCACTGTAGACAAGGAGTAAATGTTCACCAGAAGCTTTACCAGTCCAACGTGTCTATGCCATCTAACTTATCAGATCCTGTAAATACTGGATTTGTATTTAGATCGCAGGATGACATTTTCACTGTATGccaaaaatgacaagaagaaaaatcttCAGCCAAGATGTAGTTTAAATGTCTTgtctaatttctttcttttttttttttttttaagattatgtttttgggcattttcagcctttatttggataggacagcagaagacatgaaaggggagagagagggggaatgacatgcagcaaagggccacagcgtcgaggagtaaacctctatatatgggctctaccaactgagctatctgggcgcccgtCTAATTTCTTTAAAAACCCATTCTGGATATGTACGGTTAATTTGGTAGAACAATTTAAAATTCctctttttataaaataaaacaagaaaaaggcTGTAAAAGGTGACTGGGAAAGATAGAACAGGACAACTGGAAGAAAAACTGCAGTAAAGAAGAAGACTAGGGAGCAGAACAACATTTGAAGTTTAAttaaattcattaaattaaatttatggCACTGAAATGAGTgggatgggttagggttagtgggaTGCGTTGAGTTCATGTGGGGGGAATGTGTGGAATATTTCCTCCCAAAATGCAGGCATGCATAATATCCAAGATGGCATTTGTGAGGGAGGAAAATAAGACCATTTTCCACTGCCTCTGAAGTCAGTGCTCAAGGAGCGTGCTAAATCATATCTCATTGCTAGGCTGAATTGTTGACCGTGCTAACAGGcttggactgtgtgtgtgtgtgtgtgtgtgtgtgtgtgtgtgtgtgtgtgtgtgtgtgtgtgtgtgttgggggtgtGGGGGCTAATCTCAGGGCTGGGATATTGAGTCCTCCTCTTCTTTACCACCCACACATCTCTTCCACAGACACACTATAGCAGGCGCCAGCCAATCACaacctctttttctttctattgCTTTTACCTACGTCACTCTGCatgtgttgccatggtgatcACTGATGCTCCCcccacactttgtttctctgccTCTTTGAATCCGACTTGTGGCTGATGATGCAGGTAGGCTGCACACGTCATCACTTCACTCAGGAAGAAGGCCTATTTTTACCACTGGGCACATAGTATACCAAGCTGCCCAACATATTTATGAAACCGCATCTACCCCAGCATGCCTGGAAAAACATCTCTGCCCCCACactctgcatctctctctctccctctccattcATCTACCAGAAATGCTGTTCCTTCAAAGGCATATTTTTATTCCTTGAATTGAGATGACAGCAGTAATGAAGGTTTTACATAATCTTGTTTAAGTATCTACACTGTTTTATCTGTGATACTGTCACCAAAGGGAGGTTCCATACACATACTCACCCTCCATGAGGAGGTCAGAGGTTAGTGGTCAAATTCACCCATGGAGCACTAGCCTTACCACAGCTGGTAGAGTTTCTGTGTTTTGCTAAAGGGCACTTCAGCTGAGGACTTGCCTGTTGTGCCAGGGACAGATAACAGTGAAGGAAGTCAGCATTACATCGTTCACATGTTTCTGACAGGTCATTTTGAAACTAGGAAATTGTGTTTACTATTAGAGCTATGTTGTAATTTTTGGAGGCAGAACTATTATAGTGAGGCAAGGAAAAAAATTAAGCCAAGTGGACTAACAAGAATTTACATAGCTACCACATACTACCACAAATCAGGAATGTGCTGGATGCAAAAAATAAAGTGAATTGAAAAAGTCAACACATTGGACACTGGGTGTTTGCAATAGGGGTGTGCTGAGGTTTTGCTTTCTTTCCAAAGTGGTCCAAAATTCCCTGTGTCTAATGCGGCCTGTGGCAACTGAAGGTGGTGCATATACTCCAGGTTTAAATTGGGCCAGAGAAAGCTAGAGCTCAGCTCTATCTCCTTCAATATCATATCACACTtcacttttagttttttattctcCCAATAACATTAACATGGTGATGTTATTGATGTAATTTACTGCAAAGACAGATGTTAAAGGGAAATTCTACGACAAAACTTACGTTGTCAACTACTGATTAATGTTATCAGTTGCTGTTGCATAGTTGTTTTGGATATGCTTAAAAGGCAGTTAGAGGTATTAACTGCTAGAAAGGGCACACCCAGGTCACCTTATCAAATGGCTAGTCAAGCTTTTGTGAACAGTACTTTCAAATGAGTGGGTGGTGCTAGGGCATCATATATGGGGAGGTTGCAATTCCCTAGATTTTTATTGTACAACATGAGGTTCCTATGGCTATAGCTAGTAATAGCACCTGTGACAGACCACCAGTTTGACAATGTTGCCATGTGCTTCTTACCTTTGCTTTCTAGCTTTTTTGTAATACCTGTTGTCTGTCACTTGAAaccttgtttttttgtaaattgttaCCTGCCTGAACCTCTACTTTGGATTTCCTTTCCTGCCTCAAATTTGTTTGCCTGTATTCACCCCCGTGACAACAGGAAGCACAGACTGACAGTGTTTAAGAACTGAATAAGATatcaataactttttttttttttttataggcacagctgctgctcttcatgacataaatatataatactCACTAATACACAAATTTATATGTGTGAATGCGCTGCTGTTTGCCTGTTGTGGGGGTTCTGTACTTAACGTTATCTGTGCTGCTGGAGATTACAATTCTTGATTTgtataaatattataaaaaaggtCTATGTGGACCCAATTAAAACCCAATGGAAATTTGCAGTCACGACAGTTCTTTGTTCACATAAACAAGTTAATATCTTGAATGGGACCACAACCGAGCTTATCTTTTTTTGGTAGCATTAATCTTACACATTGTCTTTAAAGTTTtcgaaaaacacatttacacgtAAGCCTGATAAAAGGTTGAACTAGATTACCAAATTCTGATGTGACTGATTACAGTCTCATTTATCACcgaataaaaatacaattatggaAAGCTTAACAGatatgttttgaaaaactgttcTGATTGAGATCTCAGGctacacataaatacaaattgatttattgatacacaaatgtaatcattTCCAAATGTAAGTCATTtagaaaatagaaatatgtACTGCTTGCAGATGTACAACTGTAAAAGATGACTTGCTTTTCCCAGTTTGACATAAAATCTGTATGTAAGCAGATATTGGACATCACTTTGGTATCTGGAAccttgtaacacacattatttttgacatattaaaAATAGTTGTTTCATTAATACAATGTTAAGACAGAGTTTTGCTGTCCATTACCTGATTTAGATTTTCTAAAActagaaaatatcagtagagtAAGAGTACATGTACGTATATATTCAGGCTTTCAAACATCCCTGTCGTCACTCTCGTCAGTAGGTGACGTCACACACTACAATCATAATTTTCTAGAGTCTATAACTTCAAACATGACCAGACTGAACAATTAAACATGAATCAGATAAATCAAAAAGATCAAACAAACCCTCCAATCAATTCCGTAACTATCAGCTATATGTTCTTAAATgtgtatgaaaaataaaatgtaaagtatAATATTTTTTCTGTACTAGTTTATTGTACTACCATATAGACCCATTACCCTAATTATCAGATTCTGGTGGTCAGTAGTGAAATAGATTTTagcccaaaaatgtaaaaaagcagTTACACAGTATATTTTCCTGAGCCTTATTTTCTTCAAATGAGGCTTTGACATTGATTCTTCAAATTATTTCTAATGTAGTTACAAAAAGCATTAAATGAGCAGCTGGCTAAAGACAACACTGAAACTGTCAGGCAGCATTTACTCTAGTACAATCAGGTTTGGTATACTTTATAGTTCTTAAGGTC from the Sander vitreus isolate 19-12246 chromosome 9, sanVit1, whole genome shotgun sequence genome contains:
- the lsm4 gene encoding U6 snRNA-associated Sm-like protein LSm4; the protein is MLPLSLLKTAQNHPMLVELKNGETYNGHLVSCDNWMNINLREVICTSRDGDKFWRMPECYIRGSTIKYLRIPDEIIDMVKEEVVSKGRGRGGTQQNKQQGKGRGGAGRGLFGGRGRGMTGPGRGQQQQLQQQDKKPGKPQGMKNQH